A single window of Halotalea alkalilenta DNA harbors:
- the coaBC gene encoding bifunctional phosphopantothenoylcysteine decarboxylase/phosphopantothenate--cysteine ligase CoaBC, which yields MFASHRTGTLLGTRILLGVSGGIAAYKSAVLARLLKKAGAEVRVVMTEGAQAFIQPLTFQALTGEPVGTSLLDPEAEAGMGHIELARWAELILIAPASANLIARLSRGHADDLLTTLCLASGAERMLAPAMNQQMWAHPAVQENVDRLKAQGWGILGPDAGEQACGDIGSGRMMEPEAIIDTLQASPGQRPAEGLEIVITAGPTREAIDPVRYLTNHSSGKMGYALAAAAQALGATVTLISGPVRLATPPGVARVDVDSAEQMLDAAERAAMTADIFIAAAAVADYRPATAAEQKIKKGSEDELVLRLIKNPDVVATIAAGENAPFTVGFAAETEALEHHALDKLERKRLMMIVANQVGGGLGFDRDDNAATLYWREPEEQIRSERFDAQPKSALAEKLIMRIVAHYRSATSA from the coding sequence ATGTTCGCCTCTCACCGCACCGGCACCTTGCTCGGCACTCGCATCCTGCTCGGCGTCAGCGGCGGCATCGCCGCCTACAAGAGCGCGGTGCTCGCGCGCCTGTTGAAAAAAGCAGGGGCCGAGGTGCGGGTGGTGATGACCGAAGGCGCCCAAGCTTTCATCCAGCCGCTCACCTTCCAGGCGCTTACCGGCGAACCGGTGGGGACGTCGCTGCTGGACCCGGAGGCCGAGGCGGGCATGGGGCATATCGAGCTCGCTCGCTGGGCCGAACTGATCCTGATCGCGCCGGCCAGCGCCAATCTCATCGCCCGTCTCTCCAGGGGACACGCCGATGACCTGCTCACCACGCTGTGCTTGGCGAGCGGCGCCGAGCGCATGCTTGCACCGGCGATGAACCAGCAGATGTGGGCCCATCCCGCGGTGCAGGAGAACGTCGACAGGCTGAAGGCCCAGGGCTGGGGGATCCTCGGCCCGGACGCGGGCGAGCAGGCCTGCGGCGATATCGGTAGCGGACGGATGATGGAGCCGGAAGCGATCATCGATACGCTCCAGGCCTCGCCGGGCCAGCGTCCGGCGGAAGGTCTCGAGATAGTCATCACCGCCGGCCCGACCCGGGAGGCCATCGACCCGGTTCGCTACCTGACCAACCACAGCTCCGGCAAGATGGGCTATGCCCTCGCCGCCGCCGCCCAAGCGCTCGGCGCCACTGTCACGCTGATCAGCGGGCCGGTGCGGCTGGCCACCCCGCCCGGCGTGGCGCGAGTCGATGTCGACAGCGCAGAGCAGATGCTCGATGCCGCCGAACGCGCAGCCATGACGGCGGACATCTTCATCGCTGCCGCGGCGGTGGCGGACTACCGTCCGGCCACCGCCGCGGAGCAGAAGATCAAGAAAGGCAGCGAAGACGAGCTGGTCCTGCGCCTGATCAAGAACCCAGACGTCGTTGCCACCATCGCGGCAGGCGAGAACGCCCCCTTCACCGTGGGGTTCGCCGCGGAGACCGAGGCGCTCGAGCATCACGCGCTCGACAAACTCGAGCGCAAGCGGCTGATGATGATCGTCGCCAACCAGGTCGGCGGCGGCCTCGGCTTCGACCGCGACGACAACGCAGCGACGCTTTACTGGCGCGAACCAGAAGAGCAGATACGCAGCGAGCGCTTCGACGCCCAGCCCAAGAGCGCGCTGGCCGAGAAGCTGATCATGCGGATCGTTGCCCACTATCGCAGCGCGACAAGCGCCTGA
- the ald gene encoding alanine dehydrogenase, with amino-acid sequence MKIALPKEIKSHEYRVALTPSGVGELVARGHRVMVERGAGAGAGFSDAEYGDAGAELTVEVDRLWSEAELIVKVKEPQRGEVARLGAGQMLFTYLHLAADRALTEGLLESRATSIAYETVTDAEGRLPLLAPMSRVAGRMSVQAGAHSLERAQGGAGILISGVPGVAPAKVTVIGAGVVGENAARMALGLGAEVSVFDLSLARLEALDQRYGGRLRTVYSTQDALAAAIRESDLVIGAVLVPGAAAPKLVKRAQLAQMRPGSVLVDVAIDQGGCFETSRPTTHDNPTYLVDGINHYCVANMPGAVPRTATQALTSATLPYVAALADKGWRRAFRENGNFLSGLNAHEGVLTRGEIAAAFGLEAIDSRALIR; translated from the coding sequence ATGAAGATCGCGCTGCCCAAGGAGATCAAGAGCCATGAGTATCGGGTCGCCCTGACCCCGTCGGGGGTGGGTGAGCTCGTGGCGCGAGGCCACCGGGTGATGGTCGAGCGCGGAGCGGGCGCGGGGGCGGGCTTCAGCGACGCCGAGTACGGCGACGCCGGTGCGGAGTTGACGGTGGAGGTCGATAGGCTCTGGAGCGAGGCGGAGCTGATCGTCAAGGTCAAGGAGCCACAGCGCGGCGAGGTCGCCCGGCTCGGTGCTGGTCAAATGCTGTTCACCTATCTCCACCTTGCCGCCGATCGAGCGCTGACCGAGGGGCTGCTCGAGAGTCGGGCTACGTCGATCGCTTACGAGACCGTTACCGATGCCGAAGGACGGCTGCCGCTGCTCGCGCCGATGAGTCGCGTGGCGGGGCGTATGTCGGTGCAGGCCGGCGCTCATAGCCTGGAGCGCGCCCAGGGTGGGGCTGGGATCCTGATTTCCGGCGTCCCCGGAGTGGCGCCTGCGAAGGTGACGGTGATCGGCGCTGGCGTAGTGGGTGAGAACGCAGCCCGTATGGCGCTTGGCTTGGGAGCCGAGGTCAGCGTGTTCGATCTCTCCCTGGCGCGGCTCGAGGCGCTCGACCAGCGCTATGGAGGGCGCTTGCGCACGGTCTATTCGACCCAGGACGCGCTCGCCGCGGCCATTCGGGAGTCCGATCTGGTGATCGGTGCGGTCCTGGTTCCCGGAGCGGCGGCGCCGAAGCTGGTCAAGCGGGCCCAGCTTGCGCAAATGCGCCCGGGGAGCGTGTTGGTCGACGTCGCGATCGACCAGGGCGGCTGCTTCGAGACCAGCCGGCCGACCACCCATGACAATCCCACCTATCTGGTCGATGGAATCAACCATTACTGCGTCGCCAATATGCCGGGTGCGGTGCCGAGGACGGCCACCCAGGCGCTGACCAGCGCGACCTTGCCATACGTCGCTGCCCTGGCCGACAAGGGGTGGCGCAGGGCGTTTCGGGAAAACGGCAACTTCTTGTCCGGACTCAATGCGCACGAAGGTGTGCTGACCCGTGGAGAGATCGCCGCCGCCTTCGGGCTCGAGGCGATCGATTCGCGTGCGTTGATCCGCTGA
- a CDS encoding YeeE/YedE family protein codes for MSTSIADSVTRPPLRPLVVATVALLIVGALWLGEQVGPVQGALLIVGGALGLVLYHAAFGFTSAWRVFITERRGRGLRAQMAMLSLAVVLFFPALASGTLFGQPVTGLLAPIGVSVVFGAFIFGIGMQLGGGCASGTLFTVGGGNARMLVTLAFFIIGSLLATIHFDWWAALPHFAPVTLVDTLGPVGGISSSLALFALIALLTVMLEKRRHGSLEKEPEAPRHGGSRWLRGPWPLLFGALALAVLNFITLALSGRPWGITSAFALWGAKGAQWLGVDPSAWAYWQMPNNARALSQSVWYDITTVMDVGIIIGAMLAASLAGRFAPSLRIPVRSLVAAVVGGLLLGYGARLAYGCNIGAYFSGIASGSLHGWVWLIAAFFGNAVGVRLRPLFFGPRPGAGAARC; via the coding sequence ATGAGTACATCGATCGCTGATTCCGTCACTCGTCCTCCGCTGCGGCCGTTGGTCGTGGCAACCGTCGCGCTATTGATAGTCGGTGCGCTCTGGCTTGGCGAGCAGGTGGGGCCGGTCCAGGGGGCGCTGCTCATCGTCGGCGGTGCGCTCGGGTTGGTGCTCTATCACGCCGCTTTCGGATTCACTTCCGCCTGGCGGGTATTCATCACCGAACGGCGCGGTCGAGGTCTGCGTGCCCAGATGGCAATGCTGTCGCTGGCAGTGGTCTTGTTCTTCCCCGCGCTCGCTTCGGGCACTCTGTTCGGCCAGCCGGTCACCGGGCTGTTGGCGCCGATAGGCGTCTCGGTGGTCTTCGGGGCTTTCATCTTCGGCATCGGCATGCAGCTTGGCGGTGGCTGTGCATCAGGGACCCTGTTCACCGTCGGGGGTGGCAACGCGCGGATGCTGGTGACGCTGGCCTTCTTCATCATCGGCTCGCTGTTGGCGACGATCCATTTCGACTGGTGGGCGGCGCTCCCGCATTTCGCACCGGTCACCTTGGTCGACACCCTAGGCCCGGTCGGCGGAATCAGTTCGAGCCTGGCGCTCTTCGCGCTGATCGCGTTGCTTACCGTGATGCTTGAAAAGCGTCGCCATGGTTCGCTCGAGAAGGAGCCCGAGGCTCCTCGTCATGGGGGCTCTCGTTGGCTGCGTGGTCCCTGGCCGCTGCTGTTCGGCGCGCTGGCGCTGGCGGTGCTCAACTTCATCACCCTCGCGCTCTCCGGGCGCCCCTGGGGCATCACCAGCGCTTTTGCGCTATGGGGGGCCAAAGGCGCGCAGTGGTTGGGCGTCGATCCGAGTGCGTGGGCCTATTGGCAGATGCCCAACAACGCTCGAGCGTTGTCCCAGAGCGTCTGGTATGACATCACTACGGTGATGGATGTCGGCATCATCATTGGCGCGATGCTGGCGGCTTCGCTGGCCGGGCGGTTCGCGCCGAGCCTGCGGATTCCCGTGCGCTCGCTGGTCGCCGCGGTGGTTGGCGGGCTGCTGCTCGGCTATGGGGCGCGTCTCGCCTATGGTTGCAACATCGGCGCCTACTTCAGCGGCATCGCCTCCGGCAGCCTGCACGGCTGGGTGTGGTTGATCGCTGCTTTCTTCGGCAACGCGGTGGGTGTTCGGCTGCGGCCGCTATTCTTTGGTCCACGGCCCGGCGCGGGAGCCGCACGCTGCTGA
- a CDS encoding class I SAM-dependent rRNA methyltransferase, giving the protein MTQRLRLKKNADRRLKAGHLWLYSNEIDIAVTPLKGFEAGAQALVEEANGRAIGVAYVNPNSLICARVVSRDPSLRLDRSLLVHRFKQALGLRQRLFDKPFYRLIHGEGDLLPGLVIDRFGDVLVVQLNTLGMDRLRDEIVDALEKVLKPRVIVLRNDSSGRRLEQLEQGVEVVKGEFDGEIELEENGVRFRASAVDGQKTGWFYDHRVNRAWLNGLVQGQRVLDVFSYVGGWGVQAAAHGASQVVCVDSSARALEAVAGNAELNGVAERVSTLESDAFEALASLKAAGEQFDIVVLDPPAFIRKRKDIPNGERAYGRLNREAMRLLGRDGLLVSASCSMHLAPERLVDVVRGAARHQDRHAQILFDGRQGPDHPVHPAIPETAYLKALGVRVFRD; this is encoded by the coding sequence GTGACTCAACGCTTGCGCTTGAAGAAAAATGCCGATCGCCGCTTGAAGGCCGGTCACCTGTGGCTCTACTCCAACGAAATCGATATCGCGGTAACGCCGTTGAAAGGTTTCGAAGCCGGCGCCCAGGCCTTGGTCGAAGAGGCCAACGGGCGCGCGATCGGTGTCGCCTATGTCAATCCCAATTCGCTCATCTGTGCACGAGTGGTGTCACGCGACCCCTCTCTGCGGCTCGATCGCTCGCTGCTGGTCCATCGCTTCAAGCAGGCGCTCGGGCTGCGCCAGCGCTTGTTCGACAAGCCTTTCTACCGGCTGATACATGGCGAGGGCGACCTGCTGCCGGGCCTTGTGATCGACCGTTTCGGCGATGTCCTGGTGGTGCAGCTCAATACCCTGGGCATGGATCGGCTGCGAGACGAGATCGTCGATGCACTCGAAAAAGTGCTCAAGCCTCGCGTCATCGTACTGCGCAATGATTCGAGCGGGCGCCGTCTCGAGCAGCTCGAGCAGGGCGTGGAGGTGGTCAAGGGCGAGTTCGACGGTGAGATCGAGCTCGAGGAGAACGGCGTACGCTTCCGGGCTTCGGCCGTCGATGGGCAGAAGACCGGCTGGTTCTACGACCACCGCGTCAATCGCGCCTGGCTCAACGGGCTGGTCCAAGGGCAGCGGGTGCTCGATGTGTTCAGCTACGTGGGTGGCTGGGGCGTGCAGGCCGCGGCGCATGGCGCCTCCCAGGTGGTCTGTGTCGACAGCTCCGCTCGTGCGCTCGAGGCGGTCGCCGGCAATGCCGAGCTGAACGGTGTCGCCGAGCGGGTTTCGACGCTCGAATCCGACGCCTTCGAAGCGCTGGCCTCACTCAAGGCTGCCGGCGAGCAGTTCGACATCGTGGTGCTCGACCCTCCCGCCTTCATCCGTAAGCGCAAGGACATTCCCAACGGGGAGCGCGCCTATGGACGGCTCAACCGCGAGGCGATGCGGCTGCTGGGGCGTGATGGCCTGCTGGTCTCGGCCTCCTGCTCGATGCACCTGGCGCCCGAGCGGTTGGTCGACGTGGTGAGGGGCGCTGCTCGCCATCAGGATCGCCATGCGCAGATTCTCTTCGATGGCCGTCAAGGGCCGGATCATCCCGTGCATCCGGCGATCCCCGAGACCGCTTATCTCAAGGCGCTGGGTGTGCGCGTCTTCCGCGACTGA
- the trpS gene encoding tryptophan--tRNA ligase, which yields MTKTRVLTGITTTGTPHLGNYVGAIRPAIEASQDPGVQSYYFLADLHALIKAQDPARVQRSRLEIAATWLALGLDTDNAIFYRQSDVPEVNELTWLLTCVCAKGLMNRAHAYKAAVADNESSGSPDPDRGITMGLFSYPVLMAADILLFNANRVPVGRDQIQHIEMARDIAGRFNHLYKGDFFTLPEAQVDERVQVLNGLDGRKMSKSYDNTIALFSTEKQLLKLVRKIKTNSLEPGEPKDPDGCTLFQIYSAFVDRGASDAMRQRYAEGIGWGEAKNIVFETLNEQLRAPRETYQALLEDPAHIEALLRKGAERARAQAAPFVDRLRSAVGLGRFV from the coding sequence ATGACCAAGACCCGCGTTCTCACCGGCATCACCACCACAGGCACGCCCCATCTCGGCAACTATGTCGGCGCCATCCGCCCGGCGATCGAGGCAAGCCAGGATCCAGGCGTCCAATCCTATTACTTCCTCGCCGATCTGCACGCGCTGATCAAGGCCCAGGATCCGGCCCGGGTTCAGCGCTCGCGGCTCGAGATCGCCGCGACCTGGCTCGCGCTCGGTTTGGACACGGACAATGCGATCTTCTATCGGCAGTCCGACGTGCCCGAAGTCAATGAGCTGACCTGGCTTTTGACCTGCGTTTGCGCCAAGGGGCTGATGAACCGCGCGCATGCGTACAAGGCCGCGGTCGCCGACAACGAGAGCTCCGGTAGTCCGGATCCTGATCGTGGCATCACCATGGGGTTGTTCAGCTATCCGGTGCTGATGGCCGCCGACATCCTGCTGTTCAACGCCAATCGGGTGCCGGTCGGCCGTGACCAGATCCAACACATCGAAATGGCGCGCGACATCGCGGGACGTTTCAACCACCTCTACAAAGGCGATTTCTTCACCTTGCCAGAGGCGCAGGTCGACGAGCGGGTGCAGGTGCTCAACGGGCTCGACGGGCGCAAGATGTCGAAAAGCTATGACAATACCATCGCGCTGTTCAGCACCGAAAAGCAGCTTTTGAAGCTGGTGCGCAAGATCAAGACCAACTCGCTCGAGCCTGGGGAGCCCAAGGATCCCGACGGCTGCACGTTGTTCCAGATCTACAGCGCTTTCGTCGACCGCGGCGCGAGCGATGCGATGCGCCAGCGCTATGCCGAAGGCATCGGCTGGGGCGAGGCCAAGAACATCGTGTTCGAAACCCTTAACGAACAGCTGCGGGCTCCTCGCGAGACCTATCAGGCACTGCTCGAGGACCCAGCGCATATCGAAGCGCTTCTGCGCAAAGGTGCTGAACGCGCCCGGGCTCAGGCGGCACCGTTCGTCGATCGTCTGCGCAGCGCCGTGGGACTTGGACGCTTCGTCTGA
- the rpmG gene encoding 50S ribosomal protein L33, translating into MRDKIKLVSSAGTGHFYTTNKNKRNTPDKLEFKKFDPVVRKHVIYREAKIK; encoded by the coding sequence ATGCGTGACAAGATCAAGCTGGTCTCCTCTGCAGGTACCGGTCACTTCTACACCACCAACAAGAACAAGCGTAATACGCCTGACAAGTTGGAATTCAAGAAGTTCGACCCGGTCGTGCGCAAGCACGTGATCTACCGCGAAGCGAAGATCAAGTAA
- the gpmA gene encoding 2,3-diphosphoglycerate-dependent phosphoglycerate mutase, whose translation MVKLVLVRHGESEWNKANLFTGWVDVDLSEQGVEEAKRAGRRLKAAGLSFDIAYTSVLKRAIKTLHYALEELDQLWIEEHKSWRLNERHYGGLSGLDKKETAEKYGAEQVHIWRRSYDELPPLLDRDSPYHPANDPRYKDLDPRSLPSGENLKVTLERVIPFWQDRIAPQLRDGRTVLVAAHGNSLRALVKYLESISDEEIMNLNIPTGVPLVYELSDDLAVEKKYYLERD comes from the coding sequence ATGGTCAAGCTGGTACTCGTCCGTCACGGCGAAAGCGAGTGGAACAAGGCCAACCTGTTCACTGGTTGGGTCGATGTCGACCTCTCGGAACAGGGCGTCGAGGAAGCCAAACGCGCCGGTCGTCGGCTCAAGGCGGCGGGGCTTAGCTTCGACATCGCCTATACCTCGGTGCTCAAACGGGCGATCAAGACGCTCCACTATGCGCTCGAAGAACTCGATCAGCTGTGGATCGAGGAGCACAAGTCGTGGCGGCTCAACGAGCGCCACTATGGCGGCCTGTCAGGACTCGACAAAAAAGAGACGGCGGAGAAATACGGCGCCGAGCAGGTGCATATCTGGCGCCGCAGCTACGATGAACTGCCCCCCCTGCTCGACCGCGACAGCCCTTATCATCCGGCCAACGATCCGCGTTACAAAGACCTCGATCCGCGCTCGCTGCCGTCCGGTGAGAACCTCAAGGTGACCCTGGAACGGGTGATCCCCTTCTGGCAGGATCGCATCGCCCCACAGCTTCGCGACGGTCGTACCGTGCTGGTTGCCGCCCACGGCAACAGCCTGCGAGCGCTGGTGAAGTATCTCGAGTCGATCAGCGACGAAGAGATCATGAACCTCAACATCCCCACCGGCGTGCCATTGGTCTACGAGCTCAGTGACGACCTCGCGGTGGAGAAAAAGTACTACCTCGAGCGCGACTGA
- the rpmB gene encoding 50S ribosomal protein L28: MSQVCQVTGKRPVTGNNVSHSQRKTRRRFVPNLHTHRFWVEGEKRFVKLRVSSKGMRIIDKKGIEQVLSELRARGERV; the protein is encoded by the coding sequence ATGTCCCAGGTATGTCAGGTCACCGGCAAGCGTCCGGTGACGGGTAACAACGTTTCACACTCCCAGCGCAAGACGCGTCGCCGGTTCGTTCCGAACCTGCACACCCATCGCTTCTGGGTCGAAGGCGAGAAACGCTTCGTCAAGCTGCGCGTATCCTCCAAGGGAATGCGCATCATCGACAAGAAAGGCATCGAGCAGGTCCTCAGCGAGCTGCGCGCCCGCGGCGAGCGCGTCTGA
- the dut gene encoding dUTP diphosphatase — protein MPRIEVRILDPRLKDHPLPHYATAGSAGMDLRALLDAPLTLAPGECELVRTGLALHIKDPAYAGLVLPRSGLGHKRGIVLGNLVGLIDADYQGELMISVWNRGLETVTIEPFERIAQYVLVPVLKAELEVVESFEASTRGEGGFGHSGRH, from the coding sequence ATGCCACGCATTGAAGTCAGGATTCTCGATCCTCGACTCAAGGACCACCCCCTGCCCCATTACGCCACCGCTGGCAGCGCCGGCATGGACCTGCGCGCCCTCCTCGATGCCCCGCTGACGCTGGCGCCCGGGGAGTGCGAGCTGGTGCGCACCGGGCTCGCCCTGCACATCAAGGACCCGGCCTACGCGGGCCTGGTACTGCCACGTTCAGGGCTGGGCCACAAGCGAGGCATCGTGCTCGGCAACCTGGTCGGGCTGATCGATGCCGATTATCAAGGCGAACTGATGATTTCGGTGTGGAACCGGGGCCTGGAAACGGTCACCATCGAACCCTTCGAGCGCATCGCCCAGTACGTACTGGTGCCGGTACTCAAGGCCGAGCTCGAAGTGGTCGAATCGTTCGAGGCCAGCACCCGCGGAGAGGGTGGTTTCGGCCACTCCGGTCGCCACTGA
- the radC gene encoding RadC family protein, with the protein MSIKQWPLAERPREKLLRHGCAALSDAELLAIFLRVGVAGRSAVDLARDRLIEFDGLRPLLDADRARFCAGHGLGEAAYVTLQAALELARRHYEAQLMRSSAFDSPGAVRQFLHAQMRDFDHEVFAAMFLDNQHRMLRFERLFSGTLDAAAVYPREVVKRTLALGAGAVIFAHNHPSGVSEPSEADRRITHRLREALGLVDVRVLDHFVIGDGEMTSFAERGWL; encoded by the coding sequence ATGAGCATCAAGCAATGGCCGCTGGCCGAACGGCCCCGGGAAAAACTTCTCCGCCACGGGTGTGCCGCACTGTCGGACGCGGAGCTGTTGGCGATCTTCCTGAGGGTCGGCGTCGCCGGGCGCTCCGCGGTGGATCTCGCCCGCGATCGTCTCATCGAGTTCGATGGCCTGAGGCCGCTGCTGGACGCCGATCGCGCTCGCTTCTGTGCCGGTCATGGCTTGGGCGAGGCGGCCTACGTGACGCTCCAGGCCGCGCTGGAGCTTGCGAGGCGGCACTATGAAGCGCAGCTGATGCGCTCGAGCGCTTTCGATTCCCCAGGCGCTGTGCGTCAGTTCCTGCACGCGCAGATGCGAGATTTCGATCACGAGGTGTTCGCGGCGATGTTTCTCGATAACCAGCATAGAATGCTGCGTTTCGAGCGGCTGTTCAGCGGTACGCTCGATGCCGCCGCGGTCTATCCTCGCGAGGTGGTCAAGCGAACCCTGGCGCTGGGCGCCGGTGCGGTCATCTTCGCCCACAACCACCCGTCCGGCGTCTCTGAGCCGAGCGAAGCGGACCGGCGCATCACCCACCGGTTGCGCGAGGCGCTTGGGCTGGTCGATGTACGGGTGCTTGACCACTTCGTCATCGGGGATGGCGAGATGACCTCGTTCGCGGAGCGTGGCTGGTTGTGA
- the pssA gene encoding CDP-diacylglycerol--serine O-phosphatidyltransferase, translating to MSHDPNERTDASRPEAQAEDAPNRCKPSDPFRDFREDTEVVEEVVQDGKTVRRKGIYLLPNLFTTSALFAGFFAVVSALNNDFSTAAIAIFVSMVLDGFDGRVARMTNTQSAFGAEYDSLSDMLSFGVAPAVVAFSWSLQSLGKFGWICAFIFVAGAALRLARFNVQIGSVDKKWFIGLPSPSAAAMVASCVWAFDSFEIDAFAFDLLMALIVAVMGILMVSNIRYYSFKEIDFRSPVPFVALLAIVLAFVVISLQPSVVLLILFSGYALSGPIMALVRNVRRQEER from the coding sequence ATGTCGCATGACCCCAATGAGCGTACTGATGCATCCAGGCCGGAAGCGCAGGCAGAGGATGCGCCGAATCGCTGCAAGCCGAGCGATCCTTTTCGTGATTTCCGCGAGGATACCGAAGTCGTCGAGGAGGTCGTGCAGGATGGCAAGACGGTGCGCCGCAAGGGGATCTATCTGCTGCCCAACTTGTTCACCACTTCGGCACTGTTCGCCGGGTTCTTCGCTGTCGTTTCCGCGCTCAACAATGATTTCTCCACCGCAGCGATCGCGATCTTCGTCTCCATGGTGCTCGATGGGTTCGATGGCCGGGTGGCGCGGATGACCAATACCCAAAGCGCCTTCGGGGCCGAGTACGACAGCCTTTCCGATATGCTCTCCTTTGGTGTCGCGCCCGCGGTGGTGGCCTTCAGCTGGTCGCTGCAGTCGCTCGGCAAGTTCGGCTGGATCTGTGCGTTCATCTTCGTCGCGGGTGCCGCGCTGCGTCTGGCGCGCTTCAACGTCCAGATCGGCAGCGTCGACAAGAAATGGTTCATCGGTCTGCCGAGCCCCTCGGCGGCGGCCATGGTGGCCAGCTGCGTATGGGCATTCGATAGCTTCGAAATCGACGCCTTCGCTTTCGATCTGTTGATGGCGCTGATCGTGGCGGTGATGGGCATCCTGATGGTCAGCAACATTCGCTACTACAGCTTCAAGGAGATCGATTTCCGCAGTCCGGTCCCCTTCGTCGCGCTGTTGGCCATCGTGCTCGCTTTCGTCGTCATTTCCCTGCAGCCTTCCGTGGTACTCCTGATACTGTTCAGCGGCTATGCCCTTTCAGGCCCGATCATGGCGCTGGTGCGTAACGTTCGCAGGCAAGAAGAGCGCTAA
- the mutM gene encoding bifunctional DNA-formamidopyrimidine glycosylase/DNA-(apurinic or apyrimidinic site) lyase — protein MPELPEVETTRRGIAPFVENERIEEVTVRESRLRSPVPADLAERVVGERVGSIMRRAKYLLLPVGGGHLLWHLGMSGSLRLTRGQDAPKRHDHIELRMSSGWLLRYHDPRRFGALDFITGDPLADRRLIRLGPEPLSDDFDGDRLHRLSRGKRAAVKTFIMDNAVVVGVGNIYAAEALFIAGIDPRRAAGRISLERYRLLCVAIKQVLAAAIEQGGTTLRDFVSGQGEPGYFAQRLNVYGRAGEPCRRCAAPLLQVTLGQRASVFCATCQR, from the coding sequence ATGCCCGAACTGCCCGAAGTCGAAACCACCAGGCGCGGAATCGCTCCCTTCGTCGAGAACGAACGTATCGAGGAAGTGACGGTGCGCGAGTCGCGCCTGCGCTCGCCGGTACCCGCGGATCTCGCCGAGCGTGTCGTCGGTGAGCGGGTGGGGTCGATCATGCGCCGGGCGAAGTACCTGCTGCTGCCGGTCGGTGGGGGGCACTTGCTTTGGCATCTGGGCATGTCCGGCAGCCTGCGCCTGACCCGAGGCCAGGACGCGCCCAAGCGGCACGACCACATCGAGCTGAGGATGAGTTCGGGCTGGCTGCTGCGCTACCATGATCCTCGCCGTTTCGGCGCGCTCGACTTCATCACCGGCGACCCCTTGGCCGATCGCCGACTGATTCGCCTCGGCCCAGAGCCGCTCTCCGATGACTTCGATGGGGATCGCCTCCATCGGCTGTCGAGGGGCAAGCGCGCGGCGGTGAAGACCTTCATCATGGACAACGCGGTGGTGGTCGGCGTCGGCAATATCTATGCCGCCGAGGCGCTGTTCATCGCCGGCATCGATCCGCGCCGCGCGGCGGGTCGTATTTCGCTCGAGCGCTACCGGTTGCTCTGCGTTGCGATCAAGCAGGTGCTTGCCGCGGCGATCGAGCAGGGTGGCACCACGCTGCGCGATTTCGTCAGCGGCCAGGGTGAACCGGGCTACTTCGCTCAAAGACTCAACGTCTACGGTCGCGCTGGCGAGCCTTGCCGCCGCTGTGCGGCCCCGTTGCTCCAGGTCACCCTGGGGCAGCGGGCCAGCGTGTTCTGCGCGACCTGCCAGCGCTGA